Proteins encoded by one window of Bacillales bacterium:
- a CDS encoding DUF3445 domain-containing protein, whose product MTVTAVLESFPFPFEEDTFRYSNNSVPLEPPVCIEITPEYRKEIALKRRLLDTHFDRCYRSLPHTLDAQREAADLIIEQFSAFYPEHFAVVHDGQRTEVFNKLTGEKEIFGCGKLRQGEEEPLYKIGRHVQEDLILMMQRDGELYLDAGQLCFPANWSLAFDIGMAFGAIHDPVPRLSKSRLLEKIRKFIMRIEPEQPWTRKNWSLTVDRQLDTPLETVSSWGRKRQEITPENAGDRIHLRVEVQKLFRLPASHSILFSIHTHLLSVRELAGNQEWLRRFRSVVEELPDDVAAYKGLAPFRKALLEHLRLELRR is encoded by the coding sequence ATGACCGTGACCGCAGTGCTCGAATCTTTTCCTTTTCCATTCGAAGAGGATACTTTCCGCTATTCCAACAACTCCGTACCGCTGGAACCTCCCGTCTGCATCGAGATTACGCCCGAATATCGTAAGGAAATCGCCCTTAAACGCCGCCTGCTTGACACCCATTTCGACAGGTGTTACCGCTCTCTGCCCCATACGCTCGATGCCCAGCGGGAAGCCGCCGACCTCATCATAGAACAGTTTAGCGCGTTCTACCCGGAACACTTTGCGGTAGTACACGATGGACAGCGTACGGAGGTTTTCAACAAACTCACGGGCGAAAAGGAAATATTTGGATGCGGGAAGCTGCGGCAGGGCGAGGAAGAGCCGTTATATAAAATTGGCCGCCATGTCCAGGAAGACTTGATCCTCATGATGCAGCGCGATGGAGAGCTCTACCTCGACGCGGGACAACTTTGTTTTCCCGCCAACTGGTCGCTCGCCTTTGACATCGGTATGGCCTTTGGCGCGATTCATGATCCGGTTCCACGACTTTCCAAAAGCCGGTTGCTCGAAAAGATTCGCAAATTCATTATGAGAATTGAGCCGGAGCAGCCTTGGACGCGAAAAAATTGGTCGCTCACCGTCGACCGACAGCTGGACACTCCGCTCGAAACCGTGTCGTCATGGGGACGAAAGCGACAGGAGATCACGCCGGAAAACGCCGGTGACCGCATTCATCTGCGGGTGGAGGTGCAAAAATTGTTCCGGTTGCCCGCGTCGCACAGTATCTTGTTCAGCATTCATACGCATCTGTTGTCGGTGCGAGAACTCGCTGGAAACCAGGAGTGGCTCCGGCGATTCCGTTCGGTCGTCGAGGAACTTCCCGACGACGTCGCGGCCTATAAGGGCTTGGCCCCTTTTCGAAAAGCTTTGTTGGAGCATTTACGACTGGAGTTACGCCGATGA
- a CDS encoding YnfA family protein, translated as MKAILLFLLAGLAEIGGGWLVWLWLREGYSFVYGVIGSFLLIAYGIIPTMQNFPAFGRIYAAYGGVFILLSLFWGWTADRKTPDFFDWLGASICLLGTAVILWAPRG; from the coding sequence ATGAAAGCAATCTTGTTGTTTTTATTGGCTGGCCTTGCCGAAATCGGGGGCGGCTGGCTCGTTTGGCTTTGGCTGCGCGAAGGCTATTCCTTCGTCTATGGGGTGATCGGCAGCTTTCTTTTGATTGCCTACGGAATCATCCCGACGATGCAAAACTTCCCGGCATTCGGTAGGATTTATGCTGCCTATGGCGGAGTTTTCATCCTTTTATCGTTATTTTGGGGCTGGACCGCAGATCGGAAGACACCGGATTTCTTTGATTGGCTCGGGGCTTCCATCTGCTTGCTCGGCACCGCTGTCATTTTGTGGGCACCGAGAGGTTGA
- a CDS encoding VOC family protein produces MNITEMTMQFRVKDYEEGVRWYEKLFRRPADFVPHEDFAEWEMLSGCWLQVAKGEPAEGSGPLRLGVDEIEGERKRLIAELGVEPSPVYSREGVPVKWCTFSDPWGNRIGFFQELSSGTNQKEQEK; encoded by the coding sequence ATGAACATAACGGAAATGACGATGCAATTTCGCGTAAAAGATTACGAAGAAGGCGTCCGTTGGTATGAAAAATTGTTCAGGCGTCCGGCCGATTTCGTTCCGCATGAAGATTTCGCGGAATGGGAAATGCTTTCCGGCTGTTGGCTTCAAGTTGCGAAAGGCGAACCTGCCGAAGGCAGCGGTCCGCTGAGACTCGGGGTTGATGAGATTGAGGGGGAGCGAAAGCGGCTCATTGCGGAATTGGGCGTCGAGCCGTCTCCGGTTTATTCGCGGGAAGGGGTGCCGGTCAAGTGGTGCACGTTTTCGGACCCGTGGGGAAACCGGATCGGTTTCTTTCAAGAACTTTCGTCAGGAACGAATCAAAAGGAGCAGGAAAAATGA
- a CDS encoding SRPBCC domain-containing protein, translated as MPEISHETYIQAPPEKVYETLTTAAGWNAWFTDGTTVDLEGDIRFRWQNFGSERKTIEDGGPVLEAVPYKKFTFQWFPGETLCTVSLKLAPYKEGTLLSIHETGYSTSDRDLSAMANCAAGWGEAMTLLKFYLERGIVCKEDLRG; from the coding sequence ATGCCGGAAATTTCGCATGAAACGTACATTCAAGCTCCGCCTGAAAAAGTTTACGAAACGTTGACGACGGCGGCAGGCTGGAACGCCTGGTTTACTGACGGAACGACCGTCGATTTGGAAGGAGACATTCGCTTTCGCTGGCAGAATTTCGGGAGCGAACGAAAAACGATTGAAGACGGCGGTCCCGTATTGGAGGCGGTTCCGTACAAGAAATTTACGTTTCAATGGTTTCCCGGAGAAACGTTGTGCACCGTTTCTCTCAAGCTAGCTCCTTATAAGGAAGGGACGCTCCTGTCGATACATGAAACCGGGTATTCGACTTCCGATCGAGATTTGTCCGCCATGGCAAACTGCGCCGCCGGCTGGGGAGAGGCGATGACTTTACTGAAGTTTTATTTAGAAAGAGGCATTGTATGCAAGGAGGATTTGCGGGGATGA
- a CDS encoding DUF899 family protein — translation MTELESRIESLEKEIAEKKKELARLRKQRERREVEDFRLRDPDGNEIKLSQLFGEHDELVVIQNMGRNCSYCTMWADGFNGIYEYVQRKAGFALASPDSPDIQQTMRKQRGWTFPMVSTEGTSFKKETGFADEHGQHPGVSVFRKGPHGELYYTNRADFGPGDDFCAVWHVYDMLSDRGDGK, via the coding sequence ATGACAGAACTCGAAAGTCGAATCGAATCGTTGGAAAAGGAAATCGCGGAAAAGAAAAAGGAATTGGCGCGGCTGAGAAAGCAAAGAGAAAGAAGAGAAGTTGAAGATTTCCGGTTGCGGGATCCCGACGGAAACGAGATCAAGCTCTCGCAACTTTTCGGGGAGCATGACGAATTGGTCGTGATCCAAAACATGGGCAGAAACTGTTCATACTGTACGATGTGGGCTGACGGCTTTAACGGGATTTACGAATACGTGCAGCGGAAAGCTGGTTTTGCGTTGGCTTCTCCGGATTCCCCGGACATTCAACAAACGATGCGCAAGCAACGGGGCTGGACGTTCCCGATGGTGTCGACGGAGGGAACGTCGTTTAAAAAAGAGACCGGATTTGCAGACGAACATGGGCAACATCCCGGTGTTTCCGTGTTCAGAAAAGGTCCGCACGGAGAACTTTATTATACAAACCGTGCCGATTTCGGCCCGGGGGACGATTTTTGTGCGGTGTGGCATGTATATGATATGCTTTCCGATAGAGGTGATGGAAAATGA
- a CDS encoding VTT domain-containing protein, protein MVDMLLDLLNQLGAFGLMIGLALESSSLPFPGTLIALFYGYLLQPGIAELIAIGLAGAFVYTLFSFIPYFLGYKMEGYIKRKLKHRKIERAQRSFQRFGTWSIALSRPFGVGNYISYASGVSKIKPLPFAVLTFVGVLPWLLCLLFLGQMGKVDSVRSILTGFQTYVVIGVLLIIAGGFACKFIKKKNVSAFREGKETHES, encoded by the coding sequence ATGGTGGACATGCTCTTGGATCTTCTGAACCAACTTGGGGCGTTCGGGTTGATGATCGGTCTCGCGCTCGAATCCTCGTCCCTGCCGTTCCCAGGCACGTTGATTGCCTTATTTTACGGCTATTTGCTGCAACCGGGAATCGCAGAACTCATTGCCATCGGTTTGGCAGGTGCCTTCGTGTATACATTGTTCAGTTTCATTCCTTATTTTCTCGGCTATAAGATGGAAGGGTACATCAAAAGAAAATTAAAGCACCGAAAAATTGAACGAGCCCAGCGATCGTTTCAGCGGTTCGGCACATGGAGCATCGCGCTTTCGCGCCCTTTCGGCGTCGGGAACTACATTTCCTACGCTTCCGGGGTCAGCAAAATCAAACCGCTCCCCTTCGCGGTCTTGACATTTGTCGGTGTACTGCCATGGCTCCTCTGTCTGCTTTTTCTTGGTCAAATGGGGAAGGTGGATTCGGTTCGTTCGATTCTTACAGGATTTCAAACGTATGTCGTGATCGGGGTGTTACTCATCATAGCCGGAGGGTTCGCCTGCAAGTTCATTAAGAAAAAGAACGTTTCCGCCTTTCGCGAAGGAAAGGAGACGCACGAAAGTTAA
- a CDS encoding PDR/VanB family oxidoreductase, with translation MKVTVDQMIRETADVKRFRLRATDGRELPRFSAGAHIATTAGGFERNYSLVDGDREFYEIAIRRESGSRGGSVYWHDRVSEGDEVEIRCPKNHFPLSFRAKHHVFFAAGIGITPFMAMMRELSERGASFELHYAARSRADCAFYDAIQRRFGSNACFYFSKTGHRLTTERLLELPIGSHVYFCGPESFIHDFTEAALSLGYPKGSLHHERFAAKPVPNPQPFTLVLAKTGQTLHVPKNKTVLEVLRETGVKVPYSCRVGACGTCEVEVLKGKIDHYDSFLSDEEREKEDTMLTCVSRCRSGKLILNL, from the coding sequence ATGAAAGTCACTGTTGATCAAATGATTCGAGAAACCGCGGACGTCAAAAGATTTCGGCTGCGCGCGACGGATGGCCGCGAGCTGCCTCGATTCAGCGCCGGCGCCCACATTGCGACGACAGCGGGTGGTTTTGAGCGCAACTATTCGCTTGTCGACGGCGATCGCGAATTTTACGAAATCGCGATCCGACGCGAAAGCGGTTCGAGAGGCGGTTCGGTTTATTGGCACGACCGTGTCAGCGAAGGGGACGAAGTCGAAATTCGTTGCCCGAAAAACCACTTTCCGTTAAGCTTTCGGGCGAAACATCACGTTTTTTTCGCCGCCGGCATCGGCATCACGCCTTTCATGGCGATGATGCGCGAGCTCTCCGAGCGCGGCGCGTCCTTCGAGCTGCATTATGCCGCGCGTTCCCGCGCGGACTGTGCTTTTTACGATGCAATCCAACGCCGCTTCGGGAGCAACGCCTGCTTTTATTTTTCAAAAACCGGCCATCGACTGACGACCGAACGGCTGCTTGAATTGCCGATCGGCTCGCATGTTTACTTTTGCGGTCCGGAAAGCTTCATTCACGACTTCACTGAAGCGGCCTTGTCGCTCGGCTATCCGAAAGGCAGCCTGCATCATGAGCGGTTCGCGGCGAAACCGGTACCGAATCCGCAGCCGTTCACTTTGGTGCTTGCCAAAACCGGACAAACGCTCCACGTCCCGAAGAACAAAACGGTGCTCGAAGTGTTGCGCGAGACCGGTGTCAAAGTACCGTATTCTTGCCGGGTTGGTGCTTGCGGCACGTGTGAAGTCGAGGTGCTGAAAGGGAAAATCGATCACTACGATTCGTTCTTGAGCGATGAAGAACGCGAGAAGGAAGACACGATGCTCACTTGCGTCTCGCGCTGCCGTTCAGGAAAGCTCATTTTAAATCTTTAA
- a CDS encoding VOC family protein, which translates to MIRVRFASIPVSDQDRSLAFYTEKLGFEVVTDQPFGNGQRWIELQPPGSETLIVLFTPPGQEDRIGQFQNVAFTSDDVEKDYRELSERGVEFIEPATRQQWGGIQAIFQDPDGNKFVLASPDQ; encoded by the coding sequence ATGATTCGCGTTCGATTTGCAAGCATTCCCGTCAGCGATCAAGATCGGTCATTGGCTTTTTACACCGAAAAACTCGGGTTTGAAGTGGTCACTGACCAACCTTTCGGCAATGGCCAGCGTTGGATCGAGTTGCAACCGCCGGGATCGGAGACGCTCATCGTATTGTTTACGCCGCCGGGGCAAGAAGACCGCATCGGCCAATTCCAGAACGTAGCGTTCACGAGCGACGATGTCGAGAAAGACTACCGCGAACTCTCCGAACGCGGCGTCGAGTTTATCGAACCGGCAACGCGGCAACAATGGGGCGGCATTCAGGCGATATTCCAAGATCCGGACGGCAACAAATTCGTGCTCGCCAGCCCGGATCAATAA
- the cls gene encoding cardiolipin synthase: MNKQLRQFVLLAILTGCLYVGLFSHHHSAAKTFAIILYFVVLVSIVFQLLLENRSPYKTLLWIYVLLFLPVIGYLYFIYSGQLQVKGYLFQRKRENNETYLRNAFNNKQNPLWENMTGEEQRISNMIVKKSNFPISFFTETKVLRNGDETFPAILEALKNARRYIYLEYYIFRDDDIGTEIVRVLEEKARQGLDVRLIYDAVGSVGLSMRTIKKMEAAGVQVACFSPIKSGFFNQKINFRNHRKIIVVDGKAGFVGGLNIGDEYLGRDKRMGFWRDTHLLVKGEAVRSLHAIFIIDWAYLSHETVTPEQTERTFPMGKSDGGVQVAASGPDSNEGLMTNLYFSMITSARQSVWIATPYFIPNKAIRSALAMAAARGVSVKLMVPETNDGFLTKYATRSYFDELLDNGIEVYMYRKGFMHQKIMIVDGRYASIGTANVDFRSLNLNFEVNVFLFNCSSVKELINNYKTDIAESVQVDLERYRNRRLTVRAKESVARLFSPAL; the protein is encoded by the coding sequence ATGAACAAGCAGCTCAGGCAATTCGTATTGCTCGCCATCTTGACCGGCTGTCTTTACGTCGGATTGTTTTCGCACCATCATTCGGCTGCAAAGACGTTCGCCATTATTCTTTATTTTGTTGTGTTGGTTTCGATTGTGTTTCAACTCCTGTTGGAAAACCGTTCACCTTACAAAACGTTGTTATGGATTTATGTCTTGTTGTTCCTTCCTGTAATCGGTTATTTGTATTTTATTTATTCAGGGCAATTGCAAGTGAAAGGGTACTTGTTCCAAAGAAAACGGGAAAACAATGAAACCTACTTGCGAAATGCGTTCAACAATAAACAAAACCCGCTCTGGGAAAACATGACCGGCGAGGAACAAAGGATTTCCAACATGATCGTCAAAAAATCGAATTTCCCGATCAGCTTTTTCACCGAAACCAAAGTGTTGCGCAACGGAGATGAAACATTTCCCGCCATTCTCGAAGCCTTGAAAAACGCCCGCCGTTATATTTATCTCGAATATTACATTTTTCGGGACGACGATATCGGAACTGAGATCGTTCGTGTTCTAGAGGAAAAAGCTCGGCAAGGGCTGGATGTGAGGCTGATTTACGATGCCGTCGGCAGCGTTGGGTTGTCAATGCGTACGATTAAAAAAATGGAGGCCGCCGGTGTCCAAGTGGCTTGCTTTTCGCCGATCAAGTCCGGATTTTTCAACCAAAAAATCAACTTCCGCAACCATCGAAAAATTATTGTGGTCGACGGCAAAGCAGGGTTTGTCGGCGGTTTGAACATCGGGGACGAATACCTTGGCCGCGATAAAAGGATGGGGTTTTGGCGAGACACGCACTTGCTCGTGAAAGGTGAAGCGGTTCGCAGTTTGCACGCGATCTTTATCATCGATTGGGCTTATCTATCCCATGAAACGGTGACGCCTGAACAAACCGAGCGAACATTTCCGATGGGGAAAAGCGACGGAGGCGTGCAAGTTGCCGCAAGCGGACCGGATTCGAACGAAGGACTCATGACAAACCTTTATTTCAGCATGATCACGTCCGCCCGACAATCGGTTTGGATTGCAACGCCGTATTTCATTCCGAACAAAGCCATTCGATCCGCGCTCGCGATGGCCGCCGCGCGAGGGGTCTCTGTCAAATTAATGGTACCGGAAACGAACGACGGATTTCTCACGAAATATGCGACCCGATCTTATTTCGACGAACTGCTCGACAACGGAATCGAAGTGTACATGTATCGGAAAGGGTTTATGCATCAAAAAATCATGATCGTCGACGGCCGCTACGCTTCCATCGGAACAGCGAACGTCGACTTTCGGAGCCTCAACCTCAATTTTGAAGTCAACGTGTTTCTTTTCAACTGCTCGAGCGTAAAAGAGTTGATCAACAACTATAAAACCGACATCGCGGAAAGCGTCCAAGTCGATCTCGAACGCTATCGAAACCGCCGTTTGACGGTCCGCGCAAAAGAATCCGTCGCCCGTCTGTTTTCACCCGCCCTGTAA
- a CDS encoding TIGR02328 family protein produces the protein MRLWHEALLSDLPRAQLLGQHRECCALRGNSWGKPHATVDYVFDYSPIQLYRYHRKVMDEMQRRGYQVDPLWDDPCYRGKNCAPYREREIEKRTTNVSDPVYPEHDETYLYECIENLRAKGAEIRPK, from the coding sequence ATGCGTTTATGGCATGAAGCCCTGCTTTCCGACCTGCCGCGCGCCCAATTGCTCGGCCAGCACCGCGAATGTTGCGCGCTCCGCGGCAACAGCTGGGGAAAACCCCACGCGACGGTCGATTACGTGTTTGATTATTCGCCGATCCAACTCTATCGTTACCATCGAAAAGTGATGGACGAGATGCAACGACGCGGGTATCAGGTGGATCCGTTGTGGGATGACCCGTGCTATAGAGGAAAGAACTGTGCTCCGTATCGAGAGCGAGAGATCGAAAAGCGAACGACCAATGTTTCCGATCCGGTCTACCCTGAACACGACGAAACTTATTTGTACGAATGCATCGAAAATCTGCGCGCCAAGGGAGCCGAAATCCGTCCGAAATAG
- a CDS encoding dimethylamine monooxygenase subunit DmmA family protein: MNFEFAANKRLYLLFGDEAGRKMLQEIEKTLAEKELPFERHYGRSDAAQWLSQQKMGSYLYGAGRSDWVDQMKRLAENAGFSEEEMQWLTVGAENKQVFCSGCHAVQRAGSRRRLACANCGLPLSVSEHYSTFHRAYLGYPDE; encoded by the coding sequence ATGAACTTCGAATTCGCAGCGAATAAACGGCTCTATTTGTTGTTCGGCGACGAGGCCGGGAGGAAGATGCTGCAGGAAATCGAAAAAACGCTTGCCGAAAAAGAGCTCCCGTTCGAGCGGCATTACGGGCGATCCGACGCGGCTCAGTGGCTGTCGCAGCAAAAAATGGGGAGTTATTTGTACGGGGCAGGACGCTCGGATTGGGTCGATCAAATGAAACGACTCGCGGAAAACGCTGGCTTTTCCGAAGAAGAAATGCAATGGCTCACCGTCGGAGCCGAAAACAAGCAAGTGTTTTGCTCGGGATGCCATGCCGTGCAACGGGCAGGGAGCCGAAGACGGCTGGCGTGCGCCAATTGCGGGCTTCCCCTGTCGGTGTCGGAGCATTATTCCACGTTTCACCGGGCGTATCTTGGCTATCCGGACGAATGA
- a CDS encoding MFS transporter → MADQKAKANGLEIAAISAVPLILVLGNSMLIPILPKMKSVLNLTQFQVSLVITAFSISAGLAIPILGYLSDRFSRKAIMIPCLILYGGGGLLAGSAAAWFGNAYLWIMSGRIIQGIGAAGTAPIAMALTGDLFKGGQQSRVLGLAEASNALGKVVSPILGALFSILFWYAAFFAFPVFCAVSIILLIFFVKEKKTNNSSQSIGKYMKGLFGAFRTEGRWLFAAYLTGAVGLFTLFGILFYLSDILEKYHNINGVPKGGVLAIPLLFLCTTAYFTGAKIKKNQALMKKLIVFGLFLMTASFATLIFFDRLIPFIGVLVFSSIGTGLILPCLNSLITGAVNKEKRGFVTSLYGSVRFLGVAAGPPVYGWLMGISQTIMFLSTAALTFVVAFIVIFLIHVKKEKQPTGEQEQEQEHNSLFRKLQLNTE, encoded by the coding sequence GTGGCGGATCAAAAAGCGAAAGCAAACGGGCTCGAGATCGCGGCGATCAGCGCCGTTCCCTTGATTCTCGTGCTCGGCAATTCGATGCTCATCCCGATCTTACCGAAAATGAAATCCGTGCTGAATTTAACGCAATTTCAAGTGAGTCTCGTTATTACGGCGTTTTCGATCAGCGCCGGGCTCGCGATCCCGATTTTGGGTTACCTTTCCGACCGCTTTTCGCGAAAAGCGATCATGATCCCTTGTTTAATTTTGTACGGCGGCGGCGGATTGTTGGCCGGTTCCGCTGCAGCTTGGTTCGGCAATGCCTATTTATGGATCATGTCGGGAAGAATCATCCAAGGCATCGGGGCTGCCGGAACCGCTCCGATTGCGATGGCACTCACCGGCGATCTGTTCAAAGGCGGGCAACAAAGCCGGGTGCTCGGTCTGGCTGAGGCTTCCAATGCGCTCGGTAAAGTCGTATCGCCGATTCTTGGCGCTTTGTTTTCAATTTTGTTCTGGTATGCTGCGTTTTTTGCGTTTCCGGTGTTTTGCGCCGTCTCCATCATCCTGTTGATTTTCTTCGTTAAAGAGAAGAAAACGAATAATTCTTCGCAATCAATCGGCAAGTACATGAAAGGCTTGTTCGGGGCGTTTCGGACGGAAGGAAGATGGCTGTTCGCCGCTTATTTGACCGGCGCCGTCGGTTTGTTCACGTTGTTTGGCATTTTGTTCTACTTGTCCGACATTTTGGAGAAATACCATAACATTAATGGCGTTCCGAAAGGCGGAGTGCTCGCCATTCCGCTGTTGTTTTTATGTACGACGGCCTATTTTACAGGGGCAAAAATCAAGAAAAATCAGGCGTTGATGAAAAAATTGATCGTCTTCGGCTTGTTTTTGATGACGGCGTCGTTCGCGACGTTGATCTTTTTCGACCGGCTCATTCCGTTCATCGGCGTGCTTGTGTTCAGCAGCATCGGCACGGGCTTAATTCTTCCGTGTTTAAACAGCTTGATCACGGGGGCGGTTAATAAAGAAAAACGCGGATTCGTTACGTCGTTGTACGGTTCCGTGCGATTCCTCGGGGTGGCAGCAGGACCTCCGGTGTATGGCTGGTTAATGGGCATTTCCCAGACGATCATGTTTTTGAGCACGGCGGCGCTCACGTTTGTCGTGGCCTTTATCGTCATTTTTCTGATTCACGTGAAGAAGGAAAAACAGCCGACCGGCGAACAAGAACAAGAACAAGAGCACAACAGCTTGTTTAGAAAATTGCAGCTGAACACGGAATAG